Part of the Caulifigura coniformis genome, CAACATCGCCGGGACCGGCCCGGGATCTCCGATTACGACATCCAGCAGGGTCGTTGTGCCGCCCCGCCGCGCCTGGCGGAAGAGCGAGGCGACGTTCGTTCCGGAGAGTGCAGGGTTGAGTCCGAATCCGCCGACGGCAATGACCTGCAGCTTCTCGAACGCGGTTGGGGGAATCTCCTCTCCCTGGAACTCGGCGTTGGCTCCGACGGCGTGGATGAATCGCCGGTCTTCGCCCTGAACATTCACAATGAGCGTTGCGGATGTCTGCGCAGCTTCGGACACCGTCACGAAGTCACAGCCGACGTTCCGAGTCCGGAGGAATTCCAGGCAGTAGCGCCCGAGGACATCGTCCCCCACCCGCCCCGCCAGCCCGACCCGGACGCCGAGCCGTGCCAGATCGACGGCGGTGTTGGCGCCGCAGCCGCCGATCGTCACTTCGAGGCGATCCGTTTTGACGAGCGCGCCTGCCGAGGGAAGCGCTGGAATCGGGGCGCTGACATGGTCGGCCACGACCAGGCCGGCACAGAGGACGTCATACATGAGGCGGGGAATCGAGGGTGTGAAGCAGTAAGAGGAGGGAATGATGCCTCATCCGGCTGGCGGTCGAAAGTGAGTCGGTCCCGGCTTCCAGCCTCATGTCGGGATTCGATCTGAGCGGCGGACGAGGGCCACTGTGGCATGGCCTCGCGGTGAGGTCCGGGCCGGGAAAACAGAACGAGGCACTCCACGATGGGACGATGAACCGACTTCATCGGCCGGCCAATAAAAAAGGGACGGCCGAAACCGTCCCTGCGATGGCATCCGGGAAGCAATCAGCGGGGGGTTTTCTGCTCGTCGAGTTCCTTGAGCCGGCGCACCCGTTCCAGGTTCTTGGCATTCTGGCCGGTGGCGTCGTCGCTGCGGACGGCCTTGTCGCGGCTCCCCTGTTCCAGCGTGAAACGTTCAACCTGACCGGGGATATAAGTCCGCAACTGCGACTGGAAGCCCAAATAGGCCATGAAGTCGCTGAGCTTCACCAGGCGCACGCCGGTCAGGTTGGCTTCTTCGAGCAACGCCTTCCGTTGATCCATAATGGCCTGAATCTGCGGGCGGCGGGGATCCTGAGCCGCGAAGTTCGACGGATCGGGAACGTCCCCCAGCACGAGGAACTTGGTGTTTTCCGTCAGTTTGGCAGAGGCGGGCTCACGCACGCCGTTGTCATCGACTTCCAGTTCAATCTGCGCGCCAGCGGTCTTGAGCAGGCGGTGGAGAGTGTCGCGATCGCTCCGGCCGTCCTTGTCAAAATCGATCAGGCCAACGAAGGCAAAGTATTCGGCACGGCCGCCGGCCCAGATCGGCGAATAGATCGGATCGCCCTGCGAAATGGGACGGGTGCGGTCCTGGTCGAGGATCTTCGCTTCGGCGAGGTGCGGACCAAGGATGCGGGTCACTTCGACCGCGGCCTTGATGTCCCGGGCTTCGCGACCAATTCCGCGATGGTCACGGGAATAGACGCTGAAGGAAACCTGCGGCCGCAGGTTGTCGAGCGACCCGAGGCTGATGAAGACCGTGCCGAGGTTCGCGTCGACGCTGACGATCTCACCGTCCGCCACTTCGAAGCTCGTCTTGAGGACGTCTTCGAGGCGGCGTTTCTGCGAATCGACGATCCGGGTCAGCTGGCCGACCTGGTCGTTGAGGGTGCGAATGGTGCGGTCGGAGTTTTCGCGGGCCTGCTCTTTTTCGACCTGTTCACGGCGAAGGTCTTCTTCGAGGGCGGTGATCCGCTTGTCCTTTGCCTGGAGATCTTCGTCGCGGGTCTGGGCAACCTTCTGGAGGTCGATTTCCGATTTCTTCTGCGACTCGGCGTGGCCATCCACCCGCTTCTGGTACACGCTCTCCAGTTCGCGGATGCGTTCGCCCGACTTGGCGAGATCGCCCTTCAGGGAGGCCACTTCCTTCTGGGAGGCGTCAAGCGCGCCCCGCATCCCTTCGATCGTCGCGAGGACCGTCTGCTTGGCGTTGTTGACGCCCTGGACCTGCATCGCCTTCAGCAGGGTTTCCTTGGATTCGTTCCAAGTCCCCGGCCCGCCGATGGTGGTCAGGATTTCAGTATTCGTCGTCTGGACACTGCTCGCCTGGCTCTTGGCCTCGCTGGCCTCGTTGCCGGCGGCCGTCATCTTCTGGTTGAGCTCGGTCTTATCCCTGTACGAGACAAAGCCCCAGATGAGCGATCCGAGCGCGATCGTCGACATGATCGCAACCGTGATTTTCAGGCCGCTATCGTTACTGCTGGACGCCATGTCGAACTCCGGGGGAAACTTCTGGACGGTCGGCGGACCGCCCACCATCCGCAGGTGGCCGCGCGCGGCAACGGATGTCTCTGTTTTCGAACGCGCTGCGCCGCAACTTCAACGACGTTTCAGCGGGCGTTGTGCGTGTTACGACGCGTGCGACGTGAGCATTCGGAAGTGAACGCAGTGGGCACGGGAGAGTGCGAAAACCGCCCGAAACCGCTGCTAAATCCAGTCTACGACGGAGGCAAGGGGTGTCAAGATGCGCGTTCCGGTGGAGACGTGCCGCCCGTCCAAACCAGCCTT contains:
- a CDS encoding carbohydrate kinase family protein, encoding MYDVLCAGLVVADHVSAPIPALPSAGALVKTDRLEVTIGGCGANTAVDLARLGVRVGLAGRVGDDVLGRYCLEFLRTRNVGCDFVTVSEAAQTSATLIVNVQGEDRRFIHAVGANAEFQGEEIPPTAFEKLQVIAVGGFGLNPALSGTNVASLFRQARRGGTTTLLDVVIGDPGPVPAMLAEALPETDVFLPNHDEARLLTGLTDPWRQADHFRELGARTVVITAGKEGAYAVSPEERVLLPAFQVEQVDGTGSGDAFVAGFIFGLTQKADLKRCLQIGAAMGASCVRAVGATTGVFNRQELEKFLQSS